A single region of the Streptomyces caelestis genome encodes:
- a CDS encoding succinate dehydrogenase/fumarate reductase iron-sulfur subunit has translation MSSYTAHFKVWRGDVGGGGLEDFEVEVNDGEVVLDIIHRLQATQTPDLAVRWNCKAGKCGSCSAEINGRPRLLCMTRMSVFDREETITVTPLRAFPVIRDLVTDVGFNYAKAREVPAFVPPPGLGPGEYRMMQEDVDRPQEFRKCIECFLCQDTCHVVRDHEENKQAFAGPRFLMRVAELDMHPLDAAAESGLDRKTTAQDEHGLGYCNITKCCTEVCPEGIKITDNALIPLKERAIDRKYDPLVWLGSKIKRRSSG, from the coding sequence ATGAGCAGCTACACGGCCCACTTCAAGGTGTGGCGCGGTGACGTGGGAGGCGGCGGCCTGGAGGACTTCGAGGTCGAGGTCAACGACGGCGAGGTGGTGCTCGACATCATCCACCGCCTCCAGGCCACCCAGACCCCCGATCTCGCCGTGCGCTGGAACTGCAAGGCGGGCAAGTGCGGTTCGTGCTCCGCCGAGATCAACGGCCGGCCGCGGCTGTTGTGCATGACGCGCATGTCGGTGTTCGACCGGGAGGAGACGATCACGGTGACGCCCCTGCGGGCCTTCCCGGTGATCCGCGACCTGGTCACCGACGTCGGCTTCAACTACGCCAAGGCCCGGGAGGTCCCGGCCTTCGTCCCGCCGCCCGGTCTCGGCCCCGGTGAGTACCGCATGATGCAGGAGGACGTGGACCGCCCGCAGGAGTTCCGCAAGTGCATCGAGTGCTTCCTGTGCCAGGACACCTGCCACGTGGTCCGCGACCACGAGGAGAACAAGCAGGCGTTCGCGGGTCCCCGTTTCCTGATGCGGGTGGCGGAGCTGGACATGCACCCGCTGGACGCGGCGGCGGAGTCGGGTCTGGACCGCAAGACCACTGCCCAGGACGAACACGGCCTGGGCTACTGCAACATCACCAAGTGCTGTACGGAGGTCTGCCCGGAGGGCATCAAGATCACGGACAACGCGCTGATCCCCCTGAAGGAACGGGCGATCGACCGCAAGTACGACCCGCTGGTGTGGCTGGGCTCGAAGATCAAGCGGCGTTCTTCAGGCTGA
- a CDS encoding fumarate reductase/succinate dehydrogenase flavoprotein subunit, translating to MSVVDRQEWDVVVVGAGGAGLRAAIEARERGARTAVICKSLFGKAHTVMAEGGIAAAMANANENDNWRVHFRDTMRGGKFLNQWRMAELHAQEAPQRVWELETWGALFDRTKDGRISQRNFGGHEYPRLAHVGDRTGLELIRTLQQKIVALQQEDFKETGDYESRLRVFQECTVTRVLKEGGRVSGVFGYERESGRFFVLEAPAVVIATGGIGKSFKVTSNSWEYTGDGHALALLAGAPLLNMEFVQFHPTGMVWPPSVKGILVTESVRGDGGVLRNSDGKRFMFDYIPDVFKDKYAETEDEADRWYDDPDHNRRPPELLPRDEVARAINSEVKEGRGSPHGGVFLDVSTRMPAEVIKRRLPSMYHQFKELADVDITAEAMEVGPTCHYVMGGIAVESDTAAARGVPGLYAAGEVAGGMHGSNRLGGNSLSDLLVFGRRAGWHAAEYAAGLAGARPAVDDGQIDSAAAEALRPFSAEAEIEEPKGGPPENPYTLHQELQQTMNDLVGIIRREPEMQQALEKLAELRVRARRAGVEGHRQFNPGWHLALDLRNMLLVSECVARAALERTESRGGHTREDHPGMDRKWRRINLLCALTDPAGGLAATDPVRGQITLTRETTEPVRADLLALFDKEELVKYLAEEELYE from the coding sequence ATGTCCGTGGTCGACCGGCAGGAATGGGACGTCGTCGTGGTGGGCGCCGGCGGTGCCGGGCTGCGCGCCGCCATCGAGGCACGTGAGCGGGGCGCCCGTACGGCCGTGATCTGCAAGTCGCTGTTCGGCAAGGCGCACACGGTGATGGCCGAGGGCGGCATCGCGGCGGCGATGGCCAACGCCAACGAGAACGACAACTGGCGGGTCCACTTCCGCGACACCATGCGCGGCGGCAAGTTCCTCAACCAGTGGCGGATGGCCGAGCTGCACGCGCAGGAGGCGCCGCAGCGGGTGTGGGAGCTGGAGACCTGGGGGGCGCTGTTCGACCGCACCAAGGACGGCCGGATCTCCCAGCGCAACTTCGGCGGCCACGAGTACCCGCGCCTCGCGCACGTCGGCGACCGCACGGGCCTGGAGCTGATCCGCACCCTCCAGCAGAAGATCGTCGCGCTCCAGCAGGAGGACTTCAAGGAGACCGGCGACTACGAGTCCCGGCTGAGGGTCTTCCAGGAGTGCACGGTCACCCGGGTCCTCAAGGAGGGCGGGCGCGTCTCCGGCGTCTTCGGCTACGAGCGCGAGTCGGGCCGCTTCTTCGTCCTGGAGGCACCGGCCGTCGTGATCGCCACCGGTGGCATCGGCAAGTCGTTCAAGGTGACGTCGAACTCGTGGGAGTACACGGGTGACGGCCACGCGCTGGCCCTCCTCGCGGGCGCTCCCCTGCTCAACATGGAGTTCGTGCAGTTCCACCCGACGGGCATGGTCTGGCCGCCGTCGGTGAAGGGCATCCTCGTCACCGAGTCGGTGCGCGGCGACGGCGGGGTGCTGCGCAACTCCGACGGCAAGCGGTTCATGTTCGACTACATCCCCGACGTCTTCAAGGACAAGTACGCCGAGACCGAGGACGAGGCCGACCGCTGGTACGACGACCCGGACCACAACCGTCGTCCCCCCGAGCTGCTCCCCCGCGACGAGGTCGCGCGGGCGATCAACTCCGAGGTGAAGGAGGGCCGGGGCTCCCCGCACGGGGGCGTCTTCCTCGACGTGTCGACCCGGATGCCCGCCGAGGTCATCAAGCGGCGGCTGCCGTCGATGTACCACCAGTTCAAGGAGCTGGCGGACGTCGACATCACGGCGGAGGCGATGGAGGTCGGGCCCACCTGTCACTACGTGATGGGCGGCATCGCGGTCGAGTCCGACACGGCGGCGGCCCGCGGGGTGCCCGGGTTGTACGCGGCCGGTGAGGTCGCCGGCGGCATGCACGGCTCCAACCGGCTCGGCGGCAACTCCCTGTCGGATCTGCTGGTGTTCGGGCGCCGGGCGGGCTGGCACGCGGCCGAGTACGCGGCGGGGCTGGCCGGGGCGCGGCCCGCCGTGGACGACGGCCAGATCGACTCCGCCGCCGCCGAGGCCCTGCGGCCCTTCTCCGCCGAAGCGGAGATCGAGGAGCCGAAGGGCGGCCCGCCGGAGAACCCCTACACCCTGCACCAGGAACTCCAGCAGACGATGAACGACCTGGTCGGCATCATCCGCCGCGAGCCGGAGATGCAGCAGGCCCTGGAGAAGCTGGCCGAGCTGCGGGTCCGGGCGCGACGGGCCGGTGTCGAGGGGCACCGGCAGTTCAACCCGGGCTGGCACCTCGCCCTGGACCTCAGGAACATGCTGCTGGTCAGCGAGTGCGTGGCCCGGGCCGCGCTGGAGCGCACCGAGTCGCGCGGCGGGCACACCCGGGAGGACCATCCGGGGATGGACCGCAAGTGGCGCCGGATCAACCTGCTGTGCGCGCTCACCGACCCGGCGGGCGGTCTGGCGGCCACGGACCCGGTCCGTGGCCAGATCACCCTCACCCGGGAGACCACCGAACCCGTCCGTGCCGACCTGCTCGCCCTCTTCGACAAGGAGGAGCTGGTCAAGTACCTCGCCGAAGAGGAGCTGTACGAATGA
- a CDS encoding SpoIIE family protein phosphatase translates to MSEIPAKATESEDPSEGARAMAADGLASAVGGALAADGVPPGDAMWQSSPPGSIYDYIKVASFSIGPDGLVDQWSLRAEHLFGIPAERAVGMDPIETFIDPRLRERGMRKMAEILDGREWTGVVPFRMPKEADGECGHEGLAEVYVMPTRTEDGEKAAVCIVVDVRTLRSIETDLAASQAIFSQSPFGFLLIDPDLRVRRANQRFASIFGGTPDDHRGKGVHDYLQRGEAERIAATLRRVLETGNSITDMHVTGFVPNSDERRHWSVNLYRVHSGSGRPIGIAWLGTDITSRRAAAREAAAARRNLALLNEAGARIGNSLDLETTARQLLDVVVPGFCDLATVDLYQGLLVGDETPPGLADGSAELRRVAFASAVSDAPFTGTGVPVAVGAVHHYPFNSPCADALRTARPQTVPPEDGGLVQSTLAVPMVAHDTVVGLVQFARAKGSEPFGDRDRDLAVELAARAAVCIDNARLYRREHERALILQRSLLPPGDPEASGLDIACRYLPGNANTGRPSEVGGDWFDVIELPGHRTALVVGDVMGRGLRAAVAMGELRTAVRTLAQLDIEPAEVLSQLDEIARGLGAPGGVQQATRAARRPREADLSEVYLATCVYAVYDSVTRRCTFANAGHLPPVLVEPGEPALMLDVPPGLPLGVGGEPFEEVEVELPEGALLALYTDGLVESRDHPLDEGLQAFVSALSDPTQPLEDVCDHVLNTLDSHHGEDDIALLMARVQGLPTESVGDWTLPREPRSVGRAREYARAQLLSWDMEPLVDTTELLVSELVTNALRYGEGEIRLRLLLDRTLVCEVWDSGLVQPRRRRARDTDEGGRGLQLVGLLSAAWGSRRTPRGKTVWFELPLPGGETALTDPAEALLSLF, encoded by the coding sequence GTGAGCGAGATACCAGCGAAGGCCACGGAGTCCGAGGACCCGTCGGAGGGCGCTAGGGCGATGGCCGCCGACGGCCTGGCTTCCGCGGTGGGAGGTGCGCTCGCAGCCGACGGGGTGCCGCCCGGGGACGCCATGTGGCAGAGCAGTCCCCCGGGCTCCATCTACGACTACATCAAGGTCGCGTCCTTCTCCATCGGCCCCGACGGGCTCGTCGACCAGTGGAGTCTGCGCGCCGAGCACCTCTTCGGTATCCCGGCCGAACGCGCCGTCGGCATGGACCCCATCGAGACGTTCATCGACCCGCGCCTGCGCGAGCGGGGCATGCGCAAGATGGCGGAGATCCTCGACGGCCGGGAGTGGACCGGCGTGGTGCCCTTCCGGATGCCGAAGGAGGCCGACGGGGAGTGCGGGCACGAGGGGCTTGCCGAGGTGTACGTCATGCCGACGCGCACCGAGGACGGCGAGAAGGCCGCCGTCTGCATCGTCGTCGACGTGCGCACGCTGCGCAGCATCGAGACCGACCTCGCCGCCTCGCAGGCCATTTTCAGTCAATCCCCGTTCGGTTTCCTGCTGATCGACCCCGACCTGCGGGTCCGCCGCGCCAACCAGCGGTTCGCGTCCATCTTCGGCGGCACGCCCGACGACCACCGCGGCAAGGGCGTCCACGACTACCTCCAGCGCGGCGAGGCCGAGCGGATCGCCGCCACGCTGCGCCGCGTGCTGGAGACCGGCAACTCCATCACGGACATGCACGTCACGGGCTTCGTGCCGAATTCCGACGAGCGCCGCCACTGGTCCGTCAACCTCTATCGCGTGCACAGCGGTTCGGGCCGGCCGATCGGGATCGCCTGGCTCGGCACGGACATCACCTCGCGCCGCGCCGCCGCCCGCGAGGCCGCCGCCGCCCGGCGCAACCTCGCCCTGCTGAACGAGGCCGGCGCCCGCATCGGCAACTCCCTCGACCTGGAGACCACGGCCCGGCAGCTCCTCGACGTCGTCGTGCCCGGCTTCTGCGACCTGGCCACCGTCGACCTCTACCAGGGCCTGCTGGTCGGCGACGAGACCCCGCCCGGGCTCGCCGACGGCAGCGCCGAACTGCGCCGGGTGGCCTTCGCCAGCGCCGTATCGGACGCGCCCTTCACCGGGACCGGCGTGCCCGTCGCGGTCGGCGCCGTCCACCACTACCCGTTCAACTCGCCCTGCGCGGACGCCCTGCGCACGGCCCGCCCGCAGACCGTTCCCCCCGAGGACGGCGGACTCGTGCAGTCCACGCTCGCCGTGCCGATGGTCGCCCACGACACCGTCGTCGGGCTGGTGCAGTTCGCCCGGGCGAAGGGCAGCGAGCCGTTCGGCGACCGCGACCGGGACCTGGCCGTCGAACTCGCCGCGCGCGCCGCCGTCTGCATCGACAACGCCCGCCTCTACCGGCGTGAGCACGAACGCGCGTTGATACTGCAACGGTCCCTGCTCCCGCCCGGCGACCCGGAGGCCTCCGGCCTCGACATCGCCTGCCGCTATCTGCCCGGCAACGCCAACACCGGCCGGCCCAGCGAGGTCGGCGGCGACTGGTTCGACGTCATAGAACTCCCCGGGCACCGCACCGCGCTGGTCGTCGGCGACGTGATGGGCCGCGGCCTGCGCGCCGCCGTCGCCATGGGCGAACTCCGCACGGCCGTACGCACCCTGGCGCAGCTCGACATAGAACCGGCCGAGGTGCTCTCCCAGTTGGACGAGATCGCCCGCGGCCTCGGCGCACCCGGCGGTGTCCAGCAGGCGACCAGGGCGGCCCGCCGCCCCCGCGAGGCGGACCTCTCCGAGGTGTACCTCGCCACCTGCGTCTACGCCGTCTACGACTCCGTCACCCGGCGCTGCACCTTCGCCAACGCGGGCCATCTGCCGCCCGTCCTGGTCGAACCGGGCGAGCCGGCCCTGATGCTCGACGTGCCGCCGGGCCTGCCGCTCGGCGTCGGCGGCGAGCCCTTCGAGGAGGTCGAGGTCGAACTGCCCGAAGGCGCCCTGCTCGCGCTCTACACGGATGGACTGGTCGAAAGCCGCGACCACCCCCTGGACGAGGGGCTCCAGGCCTTCGTCAGCGCCCTGTCCGACCCCACCCAGCCGCTGGAGGACGTCTGCGACCACGTCCTCAACACCCTCGACTCCCACCACGGCGAGGACGACATCGCGCTGCTGATGGCACGTGTACAGGGCCTGCCCACCGAGTCCGTCGGCGACTGGACCCTGCCGCGCGAGCCGCGCAGCGTGGGCCGGGCCCGCGAGTACGCGCGTGCCCAGCTGCTCAGCTGGGACATGGAACCCCTGGTCGACACCACGGAGCTCCTGGTCAGCGAACTCGTCACCAACGCCCTGCGCTACGGCGAGGGCGAGATCCGGCTCCGTCTGCTGCTGGACCGCACTCTGGTCTGTGAGGTCTGGGACTCCGGCCTGGTCCAGCCTCGCCGCCGCCGCGCCCGCGACACCGACGAGGGGGGCCGCGGCCTCCAGCTGGTCGGCCTCCTCAGCGCCGCGTGGGGCTCCCGCCGCACGCCCCGGGGCAAGACGGTCTGGTTCGAACTGCCCCTCCCCGGCGGGGAAACGGCCCTGACGGATCCGGCGGAGGCGCTGCTGAGCCTGTTCTGA
- a CDS encoding (deoxy)nucleoside triphosphate pyrophosphohydrolase has translation MSERIVVVGAALVDGGRLLAARRSAPAELAGRWELPGGKVEPGETADAALVRELREELGVDAEAGERVPGEWPLKSPYVLRVWTARLRPGSAAPEPLQDHDALRWLRPGEIWDVDWLDQDVPAVRQALAHLAPLGGPGAAEVPGA, from the coding sequence ATGAGTGAGCGGATCGTCGTCGTGGGCGCCGCGCTGGTCGACGGCGGGCGGCTGCTGGCCGCCCGGCGCAGCGCGCCCGCCGAGTTGGCCGGGCGCTGGGAGCTGCCCGGCGGCAAGGTCGAGCCGGGGGAGACGGCGGACGCGGCGCTCGTGCGGGAGCTGCGCGAGGAACTCGGCGTCGACGCCGAGGCCGGCGAGCGCGTCCCGGGGGAGTGGCCCCTGAAGTCGCCGTACGTGCTGCGTGTGTGGACCGCGCGCCTGCGGCCCGGCTCCGCCGCCCCCGAGCCCCTTCAGGACCACGACGCACTGCGCTGGCTCCGCCCCGGCGAGATCTGGGACGTGGACTGGCTCGACCAGGATGTGCCCGCCGTGCGGCAGGCCCTCGCGCACCTGGCGCCTCTCGGCGGCCCCGGTGCGGCGGAAGTGCCCGGCGCTTGA
- a CDS encoding SPOR domain-containing protein codes for MNDSTITLPWLVIREDDNGNRYRVGRYATRAEAQRIADSLDGRGHKQLYWVERLGQNGPGAAHD; via the coding sequence ATGAACGACAGCACGATCACTCTTCCCTGGCTCGTGATACGAGAGGACGACAACGGCAACCGCTACCGGGTGGGCCGGTACGCGACCCGGGCCGAGGCCCAGCGGATCGCGGACAGCCTCGACGGCCGCGGCCACAAGCAGCTGTACTGGGTCGAGCGGCTCGGTCAGAACGGCCCGGGCGCGGCGCACGACTGA
- a CDS encoding ATP-binding protein: protein MKSDMGGSAAGEVIGVIDTAGDRAEWTFPAEPGAVRTARQAVRGRLRGWGLGSLADLTALLVSELVTNALRHATGPIGVRLVRPSELDGVLLVEVSDPLPDPPRERAARPEDESGRGLQLVASSCRRWGTRPGGVGKTVWFEIAVPD from the coding sequence ATGAAATCGGACATGGGTGGGTCTGCTGCCGGGGAAGTGATCGGCGTGATCGACACCGCAGGTGACCGCGCCGAGTGGACCTTCCCCGCCGAGCCGGGCGCCGTGCGCACCGCCCGTCAGGCCGTCCGAGGCCGGCTCCGCGGCTGGGGCCTCGGCAGTCTCGCCGACCTCACGGCGTTGTTGGTCAGCGAGTTGGTCACCAACGCCCTGCGGCACGCCACGGGCCCCATCGGTGTCCGCCTGGTCCGCCCCTCCGAACTGGACGGTGTCCTCCTGGTGGAGGTCTCCGACCCGCTCCCGGACCCGCCCCGCGAGCGCGCCGCCAGGCCCGAGGACGAGAGCGGCCGAGGGCTCCAACTGGTGGCCTCCTCCTGCCGCCGCTGGGGCACCCGGCCCGGCGGCGTGGGCAAGACCGTGTGGTTCGAAATCGCGGTTCCGGACTGA
- a CDS encoding ABC transporter family substrate-binding protein, with the protein MSQHGVGPRAVTRSVALLTAGVLAVPALAGCGSDDPAGTPLAAPDIQPAGRDRIADGGTLRWAVDSVPDTLNTFQSDADTTTTRVAQAVLPSMFRMDARGRPERNPDYLESAKAVETEPKQVVLYKLNQQAVWSDGREIGAADFAAQWRALSGKDTAYWTARNAGYERIQKIERGDNALEVKVTFSRPYADWRSLFSPLYPKDVMGTPDSFNDGARKKLEVTAGPFTVKKVDREADEITLARNPRWWGEPAKLSEIVLRTVPRDKRAAELAAGTLDMAEIDPSAARRITVTARPRSSSSPLMGPGADRSAADALRSWAVANGTDGDAADQETVARKKLRKAAAEYARQQQALRAFEVRKSLEPAYTQLALNGAEGPLADERVRRAVARALDREELAEAVLKPLGLPAVPVGSHLALSGQAAYADNSGALGGQDTKEAQALLADAGWVRGGPVKEQKKKEKEKAAGPEGEKAGSSHEKPDDDGTYIVGEDNKAHRGPDLAEHLAQDGKQYEHPNQGGAPGAYAPKGTAAPANQEAARLAKNGKALTLRFVLPSGPGSRTLRTVADRIARMLERVGIGTDISKVSDESYFKDHIASGQYDLALYSWPATAFPATDARPIYAKPVAAADGSLNVEQNYTRVGTDQVDQLFDEAVSTLDEGESRSLIRKADSRIWAAAGSIPLFQRPQLIAARKNLVNTGAFGFGTPVFEDMGFLKKGAKPAAGPSAKGSTAP; encoded by the coding sequence ATGTCCCAGCACGGCGTCGGCCCGCGTGCGGTCACGCGCTCGGTCGCCCTCCTCACGGCGGGCGTGCTCGCGGTGCCCGCGCTCGCCGGATGCGGCTCCGATGACCCCGCGGGCACGCCGCTCGCCGCACCGGACATCCAGCCCGCGGGCCGGGACCGGATCGCCGACGGCGGCACCCTGCGCTGGGCCGTGGACTCCGTGCCCGACACCCTGAACACCTTCCAGTCGGACGCCGACACCACCACCACCCGCGTCGCCCAGGCCGTCCTGCCGTCGATGTTCCGGATGGACGCCAGGGGCCGGCCCGAGCGCAACCCGGACTACCTGGAATCCGCCAAGGCCGTCGAGACCGAGCCCAAGCAGGTCGTCCTGTACAAGCTGAACCAGCAGGCCGTCTGGAGCGACGGCCGGGAGATCGGCGCCGCCGACTTCGCCGCCCAGTGGCGCGCCCTGTCCGGCAAGGACACCGCCTACTGGACCGCCCGCAACGCCGGCTACGAGCGCATCCAGAAGATCGAGCGCGGGGACAACGCCCTGGAGGTCAAGGTCACCTTCAGCCGCCCCTACGCCGACTGGCGGTCGCTGTTCTCGCCGCTGTACCCCAAGGACGTCATGGGCACCCCCGACTCCTTCAACGACGGGGCACGCAAGAAGCTCGAGGTCACCGCCGGTCCCTTCACGGTGAAGAAGGTCGACCGCGAGGCCGACGAGATCACTCTTGCCCGCAATCCGCGCTGGTGGGGCGAGCCGGCCAAGCTCTCCGAGATCGTGCTGCGCACCGTGCCGCGCGACAAGCGGGCCGCCGAGCTGGCAGCCGGCACCCTCGACATGGCCGAGATCGACCCCTCCGCGGCCCGCCGCATCACCGTCACCGCCCGGCCGCGCAGCTCCAGCAGCCCGCTGATGGGCCCCGGCGCCGACCGGTCCGCCGCGGACGCCCTGCGCTCCTGGGCCGTCGCCAACGGCACCGACGGGGACGCCGCCGACCAGGAGACCGTCGCCCGCAAGAAGCTGCGCAAGGCGGCCGCCGAGTACGCCCGGCAGCAGCAGGCCCTGCGCGCCTTCGAGGTGCGCAAGTCCCTGGAACCCGCCTACACCCAGCTCGCCCTCAACGGCGCCGAGGGCCCGCTCGCCGACGAGCGCGTCCGCAGGGCCGTCGCCCGCGCCCTGGACCGCGAGGAACTGGCCGAGGCCGTCCTGAAGCCCCTGGGCCTGCCCGCCGTCCCGGTCGGCAGCCACCTGGCCCTCTCCGGTCAGGCCGCCTACGCCGACAACAGCGGCGCCCTCGGCGGCCAGGACACCAAGGAGGCCCAGGCCCTGCTGGCGGACGCCGGGTGGGTACGTGGCGGCCCGGTCAAGGAACAGAAGAAGAAGGAGAAGGAGAAGGCCGCCGGCCCGGAGGGCGAGAAGGCCGGCTCCTCCCATGAAAAACCGGACGACGACGGCACGTACATCGTCGGCGAGGACAACAAGGCCCACCGCGGGCCGGACCTCGCCGAGCACCTCGCCCAGGACGGCAAGCAGTACGAGCACCCGAACCAGGGCGGCGCCCCCGGCGCGTACGCCCCGAAGGGCACCGCCGCCCCGGCCAACCAGGAGGCCGCCCGGCTCGCCAAGAACGGCAAGGCACTCACCCTCCGCTTCGTGCTCCCCTCCGGGCCCGGCTCCCGGACGCTGCGCACGGTCGCCGACCGCATCGCCCGCATGCTGGAGCGCGTCGGCATCGGCACGGACATCTCCAAGGTCTCCGACGAGTCCTACTTCAAGGACCACATCGCCTCCGGCCAGTACGACCTCGCCCTGTACTCCTGGCCCGCCACCGCCTTCCCCGCCACCGACGCCCGCCCCATCTACGCCAAGCCCGTTGCGGCCGCCGACGGCTCCCTGAACGTCGAGCAGAACTACACCCGCGTCGGCACCGACCAGGTCGACCAGCTCTTCGACGAGGCCGTGTCCACCCTCGACGAGGGCGAGTCCCGCTCCCTGATCCGCAAGGCCGACTCCCGCATCTGGGCGGCGGCCGGCTCCATCCCCCTCTTCCAGCGCCCCCAGCTCATCGCGGCCCGCAAGAACCTCGTGAACACCGGTGCCTTCGGTTTCGGCACCCCGGTCTTCGAGGACATGGGCTTCCTGAAGAAGGGCGCGAAGCCGGCGGCGGGCCCGTCGGCGAAGGGATCAACCGCCCCGTAG
- a CDS encoding GntR family transcriptional regulator, which translates to MTFGEQPAYLRVAGDLRKKIVDGQLPPRTRLPSQARIRQEYGVSDTVALEARKVLMAEGLVEGRSGSGTYVRERPVPRRIARSGYRPTGGATPFRQEQADGEGRGTWESSSEQTEAGVAVAERLDIEPGERVMCTRYVFREGGEAMMLSTSWEPLAVTGRTPVMLPEEGPLGGMGVVERMRAIDVIVDNVTEEVGARPGLAEELLVLGGVPGHVVLVIQRTFYASGRPVETADVVIPADRYRAAYHLPVK; encoded by the coding sequence GTGACATTCGGTGAGCAGCCGGCGTACCTGCGCGTCGCGGGTGATCTCCGCAAGAAGATCGTCGACGGTCAGCTCCCTCCGCGCACCCGCCTCCCCTCCCAAGCCAGGATCCGCCAGGAGTACGGCGTCTCAGACACCGTCGCCCTGGAGGCCCGCAAGGTGCTCATGGCGGAGGGCCTGGTCGAGGGCCGCTCCGGCTCGGGGACGTATGTGCGTGAGCGGCCCGTGCCCCGGCGTATCGCCCGCTCCGGATACCGCCCGACCGGCGGGGCCACGCCGTTCCGGCAGGAGCAGGCCGACGGCGAGGGGCGCGGCACCTGGGAGTCCAGCAGCGAGCAGACCGAGGCCGGTGTCGCGGTCGCCGAGCGGCTGGACATCGAGCCGGGCGAGCGCGTGATGTGCACGAGGTACGTCTTCCGCGAGGGCGGCGAGGCGATGATGCTCTCCACCTCCTGGGAGCCGCTCGCCGTCACGGGCCGTACGCCGGTGATGCTCCCGGAGGAGGGGCCGCTCGGCGGCATGGGCGTCGTCGAGCGCATGCGCGCGATCGACGTGATCGTGGACAACGTCACCGAGGAGGTGGGCGCCCGCCCCGGGCTCGCGGAGGAGCTGCTCGTCCTCGGGGGTGTCCCCGGGCATGTGGTCCTGGTCATCCAGCGCACGTTCTACGCCTCCGGCCGCCCGGTCGAGACGGCCGACGTGGTCATCCCGGCCGATCGGTACCGGGCCGCCTACCACCTTCCGGTCAAGTAA